A single Micromonospora luteifusca DNA region contains:
- a CDS encoding sensor histidine kinase, with translation MRRDLPYALSGLALGALLLGNAAIAPDAAAVGAVDVVLVLAMTVAVAVCRRYPVVALSVVTVTMLALHVRVHPGVAAAFPVLGVVYVAAWRGHRSATAVASLAFLGGFLARDISVAPAGRPGQVIVERTALLLGWFVAANVAGLVARQRRAYLEQVEQRAIEAERTREEMALRRAGEERLRIARDLHDSLTHSISVIKVQAGIAVHLARKHGEEPSATLLAIQEASAAAMRELRTTLDVLRSPADEDRVGLARVDELAERTRAAGVPVHMTVSGPPRQLRAEVDEAGYRVVQEALTNVARHAGLATAHIHVEYAPAQLTVSVTDDGQASPARPMTPGVGLRGMRERVTGLGGTLRAAAHDDDHGFTVRATFPLDGPS, from the coding sequence ATGCGTCGCGACCTGCCGTACGCCCTCAGCGGCCTCGCCCTCGGCGCCCTCCTGCTCGGCAACGCCGCCATCGCGCCGGACGCCGCAGCGGTCGGGGCGGTCGACGTCGTCCTGGTTCTCGCCATGACGGTGGCCGTGGCGGTGTGCCGGCGGTATCCGGTGGTGGCGCTGAGCGTGGTGACAGTCACCATGCTGGCCCTCCACGTTCGGGTACACCCCGGGGTGGCCGCCGCGTTCCCCGTTCTCGGCGTGGTCTACGTCGCCGCCTGGCGGGGGCACCGGTCGGCCACCGCCGTGGCCAGCCTCGCCTTCCTCGGTGGGTTCCTGGCCCGCGACATCTCGGTGGCGCCGGCCGGCCGGCCGGGCCAGGTGATCGTCGAGCGGACGGCCCTGTTGCTGGGCTGGTTCGTGGCGGCCAACGTCGCCGGGCTGGTCGCGCGGCAGCGCCGGGCATACCTGGAACAGGTCGAGCAGCGGGCGATCGAGGCCGAACGCACCCGCGAGGAGATGGCGTTGCGTCGCGCCGGGGAGGAGCGCCTGCGCATCGCCCGCGACCTGCACGACTCTCTGACCCACAGCATCTCCGTGATCAAGGTGCAGGCCGGGATCGCCGTGCACCTGGCCCGCAAACACGGCGAGGAGCCGTCGGCCACGCTGCTGGCGATCCAGGAGGCCAGCGCTGCCGCGATGCGGGAGCTGCGCACGACGCTCGACGTCCTGCGCTCACCCGCCGACGAGGACCGCGTCGGGCTGGCCCGGGTGGACGAACTCGCCGAAAGGACCCGGGCGGCCGGCGTACCGGTACACATGACCGTCAGCGGCCCGCCCCGCCAGTTGCGCGCCGAGGTCGACGAGGCCGGGTATCGCGTTGTCCAGGAGGCGCTGACCAATGTGGCCCGCCACGCGGGCCTCGCGACCGCGCACATCCACGTCGAGTACGCCCCGGCCCAGCTCACCGTCTCGGTCACCGACGACGGCCAGGCGTCACCGGCCCGGCCGATGACACCGGGTGTGGGCCTGCGCGGTATGCGGGAGCGGGTTACCGGGCTGGGCGGCACCCTGCGGGCCGCCGCGCACGACGACGACCACGGGTTCACGGTGCGCGCGACCTTCCCGCTGGACGGCCCTTCATGA
- a CDS encoding response regulator, translating into MIRVLLADDQALMRAGFRALLDAEDDLEVVGEATDGTSAVQLSRRLRPDVVLMDVQMPGLDGIEATRRIAADPDLTATHVLILTNYGLDSYVFAALRAGASGFLLKDADPADLLQAIAVVARGDALLAPAVTRTLISEFVSGPPPAEPAAGRDVLTSREQEIVELVGKGLSNDEIAVRMVISPLTAKTHVNRAMMKLHCRDRAQLVVWAYESGLVTARRR; encoded by the coding sequence ATGATCCGGGTGTTGCTCGCCGACGACCAGGCTCTGATGCGAGCCGGATTCCGGGCCCTGCTCGACGCCGAGGACGACCTGGAGGTCGTCGGCGAGGCCACCGACGGCACCTCAGCGGTCCAACTGTCGCGCCGTCTGCGCCCGGACGTCGTGCTCATGGACGTGCAGATGCCGGGGCTCGACGGCATCGAAGCCACGAGGCGGATCGCCGCTGATCCCGACCTCACCGCGACCCACGTCCTCATCCTCACCAACTACGGGCTCGACTCCTACGTCTTCGCCGCCCTCCGCGCGGGCGCCAGCGGTTTCCTCCTCAAGGACGCCGACCCCGCCGACCTGCTGCAGGCCATCGCCGTTGTGGCCCGCGGCGACGCACTGCTCGCGCCGGCCGTCACGCGTACGCTCATCAGCGAGTTCGTGTCCGGCCCACCACCGGCCGAGCCGGCGGCCGGCCGCGACGTGCTGACCAGCCGCGAGCAGGAGATCGTCGAGCTGGTCGGCAAAGGGCTGAGTAACGACGAGATCGCCGTGCGCATGGTGATCAGTCCGTTGACCGCCAAAACGCACGTGAATCGCGCGATGATGAAGCTGCACTGCCGCGACCGAGCCCAGTTGGTCGTGTGGGCGTACGAGTCGGGACTTGTCACTGCGCGCCGCCGCTGA
- a CDS encoding ABC transporter permease, with protein sequence MAHWQHRLAERGVDRQLWLLVPALVFVIALFLYPFFYGLTLSFQPTDGGPFSDYARFFSDSYERGTIWITLRIALPAALLNVLAAVPIAYRMRGRFRGKRLVTTLLVVPITLGTVLTAQGLLNFLGPTGWFNRILLAANLVDEPVRLTHNYWGVFFSLVITGFPFAFLLVLSYLSGIDPTLERAAATLGADWRRRFTRITLPLLMPGLATTFCLTFVLAFSVFPSAVLVGNPAGETRVISLAAYQAAYEQYDYPYASAIAMIMGFVELVIIALVLAARSRFYTGSTGGKG encoded by the coding sequence TTGGCGCACTGGCAGCACCGTCTCGCCGAGCGGGGCGTCGACCGTCAGCTCTGGCTGCTGGTGCCGGCGCTGGTCTTCGTCATCGCCCTGTTCCTCTACCCGTTCTTCTACGGTCTGACGCTCTCGTTCCAGCCGACCGACGGCGGCCCGTTCAGCGACTACGCCCGGTTCTTCTCCGACTCCTACGAGCGGGGCACGATCTGGATCACGCTGCGGATCGCGCTGCCCGCCGCGCTGCTGAACGTCCTCGCCGCCGTGCCGATCGCCTACCGGATGCGCGGCCGGTTCCGGGGCAAGCGGCTGGTCACCACACTGCTGGTCGTGCCGATCACGCTCGGCACGGTCCTCACCGCCCAGGGGTTGCTGAACTTCCTCGGCCCGACCGGTTGGTTCAACCGGATCCTGCTCGCGGCGAACCTCGTCGACGAGCCGGTGCGGCTGACCCACAACTACTGGGGCGTGTTCTTCTCACTGGTGATCACCGGTTTTCCGTTCGCGTTCCTGCTGGTGCTCTCCTACCTCTCCGGGATCGACCCCACCCTGGAACGGGCGGCCGCGACGCTGGGAGCGGACTGGCGTCGCCGGTTCACCCGGATCACCCTCCCGCTGCTGATGCCGGGTTTGGCCACGACCTTCTGCCTGACGTTCGTGCTGGCGTTCAGCGTGTTCCCGTCGGCCGTCCTGGTCGGCAACCCGGCGGGTGAGACGCGGGTCATCTCCCTCGCCGCATACCAGGCGGCCTACGAGCAGTACGACTACCCGTACGCGTCGGCGATCGCGATGATCATGGGCTTCGTCGAGCTGGTCATCATCGCGCTGGTCCTGGCCGCTCGCAGCCGTTTCTACACAGGCTCCACCGGAGGCAAGGGCTGA
- a CDS encoding DUF6220 domain-containing protein codes for MRKLFVIVSILLLVAFAVQFVLAAVGAFTKPADDDSFALHSVNGVVIIPVLTVLTILFAALARAPGRLIGLTILPLGLVVVQAVTAMLANGSTDAAGVSSPVGLTIAGLHAVNGIIAVHVVVGILRGARELANPAPADAIGGVTVREGEPV; via the coding sequence ATGCGCAAGCTCTTCGTCATCGTCAGCATTCTGTTGCTCGTCGCGTTCGCCGTGCAGTTCGTCCTCGCCGCCGTGGGCGCGTTCACGAAGCCCGCGGACGACGACTCGTTTGCCCTGCACAGTGTCAACGGGGTGGTGATCATCCCGGTCCTCACCGTTCTCACGATTCTGTTCGCCGCGCTGGCGAGGGCACCGGGTCGGCTCATCGGGCTGACGATCCTGCCGCTCGGCCTCGTCGTGGTGCAGGCGGTCACCGCCATGCTCGCCAACGGGTCCACCGACGCCGCGGGCGTCAGCAGTCCGGTCGGCCTGACCATCGCCGGGCTGCACGCGGTCAACGGAATCATCGCGGTGCACGTCGTCGTCGGCATCCTCCGGGGGGCGCGAGAGCTGGCCAACCCGGCGCCGGCCGACGCCATCGGTGGTGTGACCGTCCGCGAAGGGGAGCCGGTATGA
- a CDS encoding carboxymuconolactone decarboxylase family protein, with the protein MTYRFFTPVRASTATGLTAQVYRQLSDEFLGPLPTFQALSAVPEVLAATWALLREALLAGDASRVDRELVASAVSRANRCQFCVDAHVLLLHALGEPKLAEVVARGETPPEPRHAELVRWAQASRSPEAADWSSPYRPEITGTLLAFHFINRIVSALLDSDLLPGGLQRSPLVRSVGGRLYARTAREPKEPGRSLPLLPVGATASPGWAGDSPVGVAYAALKEAATQGGELLGDVARQTVTATVRWEDGRLPARPADWAIDLVRDVPGRDRVGTRIALLAAFAPSAVSVGDVALWRFSHPADADLVRLVAFGAITATDHVARALASAHL; encoded by the coding sequence ATGACATACCGCTTCTTCACTCCCGTGAGAGCGTCGACCGCGACCGGTCTGACCGCGCAGGTCTACCGCCAACTGTCGGACGAATTCCTCGGACCGCTGCCGACCTTCCAGGCGCTCTCGGCCGTACCGGAGGTGCTGGCCGCGACCTGGGCGCTGTTGCGCGAGGCACTGCTCGCCGGCGACGCCTCCCGGGTCGACCGCGAACTCGTCGCATCGGCGGTGTCCCGGGCGAACCGCTGCCAGTTCTGCGTCGACGCCCACGTGCTGCTGCTCCACGCGTTGGGCGAACCGAAGCTGGCCGAGGTCGTCGCCCGGGGCGAGACACCACCCGAACCGAGGCACGCCGAGCTCGTCCGCTGGGCGCAGGCTAGCCGCAGCCCCGAAGCCGCCGACTGGTCCAGCCCGTACCGCCCCGAAATCACCGGCACACTGCTCGCCTTCCACTTCATCAACCGGATCGTGTCGGCGCTGCTCGATTCCGATCTGCTCCCCGGCGGTCTGCAACGGTCTCCGCTGGTGCGGTCGGTCGGAGGCCGCCTCTACGCCAGGACGGCCCGGGAGCCGAAGGAACCAGGCCGAAGCCTCCCGCTGCTCCCGGTCGGCGCGACCGCGTCACCGGGCTGGGCGGGGGACAGCCCGGTCGGTGTCGCGTACGCGGCGTTGAAGGAAGCCGCCACACAGGGCGGGGAACTCCTGGGCGACGTGGCACGCCAGACCGTCACCGCCACCGTGCGCTGGGAGGACGGGCGACTCCCGGCCAGGCCCGCGGACTGGGCCATCGACCTGGTCCGGGACGTGCCCGGCCGGGATCGCGTCGGAACGCGGATCGCGCTGTTGGCGGCGTTCGCACCGAGTGCGGTCAGCGTCGGTGACGTCGCTCTCTGGCGGTTCTCCCATCCGGCCGACGCCGACCTCGTACGGCTGGTCGCCTTCGGGGCGATCACGGCCACCGACCACGTCGCCCGAGCCCTGGCTTCGGCGCACCTCTAG
- a CDS encoding gluconokinase, translated as MGPGRGVILGVDVGTTAVRAAAFALDGTVRHVATRTYPLLQPVPGWQVQDPDVLVAATLEAIAACVADTAGPEVVALALSSAMYGLIGLDAAMTPRTPLLTWLDSRSSEAARDLWMSGQSRELHRLTGTPVHPMSPLCKLMWFARHEPHLCTTTRWWVGLKDYVLHRLTGRLVTELSSASGTGLFDVHRRVWSPAVLNLVGVAEGQLPPVLPTTALLRLSAAAGRAVGLPSGTPVVVGAGDSPLGNLGAAAIDSTVGSLTLGATGALRTVVAAPLADPAESLFCAALTEDAWIVGGSVGNGGNVVRWAGHTLAPDLATASGDGRPGPALLRLAERIPPGSDGLVMLPYLLADRAPAGQSGPPGAYLGLRSEHTRGHLVRAAVEGVCLQLGGVRDRLAELTPISSVRLTGGAFRAPLWREVMAAVLDCPAQLAGEDDDPTLGAAALGLFAIGLAPDLKDAVALLDPDGAHTEPITVDPSLATAYRGLRAKLPALVTVLGRVGEILDEVAAGPGVDWRVTAAPWDTVGG; from the coding sequence ATGGGGCCAGGGCGTGGTGTCATTCTCGGGGTCGACGTGGGCACCACGGCTGTCCGGGCGGCCGCTTTCGCGCTGGACGGCACCGTGCGGCACGTCGCGACGCGGACGTACCCGCTGCTTCAGCCGGTGCCCGGCTGGCAGGTACAGGATCCGGATGTGCTCGTGGCGGCCACTCTGGAGGCGATCGCCGCCTGTGTCGCCGACACCGCCGGGCCGGAGGTGGTCGCGCTCGCGCTGAGTTCCGCCATGTACGGCCTGATCGGGTTGGACGCGGCCATGACGCCGAGGACGCCGCTGCTGACCTGGTTGGACTCACGGTCGTCGGAGGCGGCCCGCGACCTGTGGATGTCCGGCCAGAGCCGGGAGCTGCACCGGTTGACGGGGACGCCCGTGCACCCGATGAGCCCTCTCTGCAAGCTCATGTGGTTCGCCCGCCACGAGCCGCATCTCTGCACGACGACGCGGTGGTGGGTCGGCCTCAAGGACTACGTGCTCCATCGGCTCACCGGAAGGCTGGTGACCGAGCTGTCCTCGGCGTCCGGCACGGGGTTGTTCGACGTTCACCGTCGGGTCTGGAGCCCGGCGGTGCTCAACCTCGTCGGGGTGGCGGAGGGCCAACTGCCGCCGGTCCTGCCCACCACGGCGTTGCTGCGGTTGTCGGCGGCGGCCGGACGGGCCGTCGGCCTGCCGTCCGGTACACCCGTCGTCGTCGGCGCGGGAGACAGCCCGTTGGGCAACCTGGGCGCCGCCGCGATCGACAGCACCGTCGGCAGCCTGACGCTCGGAGCTACCGGGGCCTTGCGTACCGTCGTCGCCGCTCCCCTCGCGGACCCTGCGGAGTCCCTCTTCTGCGCCGCGTTGACCGAGGACGCCTGGATTGTCGGCGGATCGGTCGGCAACGGCGGCAACGTCGTGCGGTGGGCGGGACACACCCTCGCTCCCGACCTGGCCACGGCGTCCGGGGACGGCCGTCCCGGGCCCGCGCTCCTACGCCTCGCCGAGCGGATTCCCCCGGGCAGCGACGGCCTCGTGATGCTGCCCTATCTGCTGGCCGACCGGGCACCGGCCGGCCAGTCCGGCCCACCCGGCGCGTATCTGGGGTTGCGCAGCGAGCACACCCGCGGCCACCTGGTGCGGGCCGCCGTCGAGGGCGTGTGCCTGCAACTCGGCGGTGTCCGTGACCGCCTGGCCGAGCTGACGCCGATCAGCAGCGTGCGGCTGACCGGCGGCGCCTTCCGTGCGCCGTTGTGGCGCGAGGTGATGGCCGCGGTCCTGGATTGTCCAGCCCAGCTTGCCGGCGAGGACGATGACCCCACCCTCGGCGCCGCCGCGCTCGGGCTCTTCGCGATCGGCCTCGCACCCGACCTCAAGGACGCTGTCGCCCTGCTCGATCCCGACGGTGCCCACACCGAGCCGATCACGGTCGACCCGAGCCTCGCCACTGCCTACCGCGGTCTGCGTGCGAAGCTGCCCGCGCTCGTCACGGTCCTGGGCCGTGTGGGCGAGATCCTCGACGAGGTGGCGGCCGGCCCGGGTGTTGACTGGCGGGTCACCGCGGCGCCGTGGGACACCGTGGGCGGTTGA
- a CDS encoding ABC transporter ATP-binding protein, whose amino-acid sequence MSAFTQLRLDGVSRRFGGQDALTELDLTIETGEFIALLGPSGCGKSTALNCLAGLLPLTQGSIWQDERRIDTLPPERRGFGMVFQSYALFPHLTVRANIAFGLRMRRLPKEETRRRTEEAVRLVRLEDHVDKLPGQLSGGQQQRVAIARAVVFEPSLVLMDEPLSNLDAKLRLEMRTEIRRLHQSLGLTTVYVTHDQEEALSLADRLVVLREGRVQQIGSPRELHTRPANWHVADFMGYRNLWRGRVQQVDGTRVTLESSGHRLLGEAIGDLPTQSDVMVAVRPEDVRVDGPGETPNAMSATIEVVEYQGRELAAEARTDTGQALHLRTEQRVAPGDQVKLSIDPQRLLVYPVDATRETDPRPDRLADTSGATR is encoded by the coding sequence ATGAGCGCCTTCACCCAGCTGCGGTTGGACGGTGTGTCCCGTCGGTTCGGCGGCCAGGACGCGCTCACCGAGCTGGACCTGACGATCGAAACGGGCGAGTTCATCGCCCTGCTCGGCCCGTCCGGCTGCGGCAAGTCGACCGCATTGAACTGCCTGGCGGGGCTCCTGCCGCTGACCCAGGGGAGCATCTGGCAGGACGAGCGCCGGATCGACACGCTGCCACCGGAGCGCCGCGGCTTCGGCATGGTGTTCCAGAGCTACGCCCTCTTTCCCCACCTGACGGTCCGGGCGAACATCGCCTTCGGGCTGCGCATGCGGCGGCTGCCGAAGGAGGAGACGCGCCGGCGTACGGAGGAGGCGGTGCGGCTGGTGCGCCTTGAGGACCACGTCGACAAGCTGCCCGGCCAGCTCTCGGGTGGTCAGCAGCAACGCGTCGCCATCGCCCGCGCCGTGGTGTTCGAGCCGTCGCTCGTGCTGATGGACGAACCGTTGAGCAACCTCGACGCCAAACTGCGTCTGGAGATGCGTACCGAGATCCGCCGGCTGCACCAGTCGCTGGGGCTCACCACCGTCTACGTCACCCACGACCAGGAGGAGGCGCTCTCCCTGGCCGATCGGCTGGTGGTGCTGCGGGAAGGGCGGGTGCAGCAGATCGGGTCGCCGCGCGAGTTGCACACCCGGCCGGCAAACTGGCACGTCGCCGACTTCATGGGCTACCGCAACCTGTGGCGGGGACGGGTGCAGCAGGTGGACGGCACCCGGGTCACGCTCGAGTCGTCCGGCCACCGGCTGCTCGGCGAGGCCATCGGTGACCTCCCCACCCAGTCGGATGTGATGGTCGCGGTACGCCCCGAGGACGTCCGCGTCGACGGCCCCGGCGAGACCCCCAACGCCATGTCGGCGACCATCGAGGTGGTGGAGTATCAGGGCCGGGAGTTGGCGGCTGAGGCTCGCACCGACACCGGCCAGGCGCTGCACCTGCGTACCGAGCAGCGGGTCGCACCGGGCGACCAGGTCAAGCTCTCCATCGATCCGCAGCGGCTTCTCGTCTATCCCGTCGACGCGACGCGGGAGACCGACCCGCGGCCCGACCGCCTCGCGGACACCTCGGGGGCAACGCGGTGA
- a CDS encoding LacI family DNA-binding transcriptional regulator — protein sequence MPDHSRPPDKRVTIYDVALAAAVSPSTVSRAFSRPSRVNSETAERIRQVAERLGYRTNPLARALTTARTHMIALVIADITNPVYAEIVRGAQEAAIGDEYTTVLIDAQESDRLERAAIERTMSTVDGIVLASSRMSDSAIRMFAKQRPVVVLNRAIADVPCVVTDNPRGARRAAEHLGELGHDHITYVAGPEASWPNGIRWRSLLEAGMELEIKVRQIGPYSPTIEGGERAAEELCARPATAVLAFNDQMAIGLIRGLSRKGVNVPGDVSIVGFDNILAADIVTPGLTTVAAPFYAAGSAAARHLLTMIEGAPGHTGRPMVLPVRLVVRQSTAARNLNPGRVRPPWVRQRPATQPAAHLP from the coding sequence ATGCCCGACCACAGCAGGCCGCCCGACAAGAGGGTCACGATCTACGACGTCGCGCTTGCCGCCGCCGTCTCACCCTCCACGGTGTCCCGTGCCTTCTCCCGACCGAGCCGCGTCAATTCCGAGACCGCCGAGCGGATCCGGCAGGTCGCCGAGCGGCTGGGCTACCGGACCAACCCACTCGCACGCGCCCTGACCACGGCACGCACGCACATGATCGCGCTGGTCATCGCCGACATCACCAACCCGGTGTACGCCGAGATCGTCCGCGGCGCGCAGGAGGCCGCGATCGGCGACGAATACACCACCGTGCTGATCGACGCCCAGGAGTCCGACCGGCTGGAACGGGCGGCGATCGAACGCACGATGTCGACCGTCGACGGCATCGTGCTGGCCAGCAGCCGGATGTCGGACTCGGCCATCCGGATGTTCGCCAAGCAGCGGCCGGTGGTGGTCCTCAACCGCGCCATCGCGGACGTGCCCTGCGTCGTGACGGACAACCCGCGTGGGGCCCGGCGGGCCGCCGAGCACCTCGGTGAGCTGGGGCACGACCACATCACGTACGTCGCGGGGCCGGAGGCGTCCTGGCCGAACGGCATCCGCTGGCGGTCGCTGCTCGAAGCGGGCATGGAGCTGGAGATCAAGGTGCGCCAGATCGGCCCGTACAGCCCGACCATCGAGGGCGGCGAACGCGCCGCCGAGGAGTTGTGCGCTCGTCCGGCGACGGCGGTCCTCGCCTTCAACGACCAGATGGCGATCGGCCTCATCCGTGGTCTCAGCCGCAAAGGCGTCAACGTTCCGGGCGACGTCAGCATCGTGGGCTTCGACAACATCCTCGCCGCTGACATCGTCACACCCGGGCTGACCACTGTCGCGGCACCGTTCTACGCGGCGGGCTCGGCCGCGGCCCGGCATCTGCTCACGATGATCGAGGGGGCCCCTGGGCACACCGGCCGACCGATGGTCCTGCCGGTACGCCTCGTGGTCCGCCAATCGACGGCCGCCCGCAACCTGAACCCGGGTCGGGTCCGCCCACCCTGGGTACGGCAGCGGCCCGCGACCCAACCGGCGGCGCACCTGCCGTGA
- a CDS encoding ABC transporter permease, with product MATITRTRPSPPPATTDRRRRITARPAAWIVWGVVIFFFLNLLGVVASVLVSSFGQRWFDTWLPDGYTTSWYGRAWDEFALLQVIVVTLEVSVLVVGLSLLIGVPAAYVLARRSFPGKRLIFLVFLLPILMPPITYGIPLATVLYKFGLAGNMSGVVLANLVPSVPFVILTMTPFIEQIDPRIESAARMCGAGLRTVFLRVLTPLLVPGILASAILVLVRTVGMFELTFLTAGPDSQTLVVALYYSMSASGIRAQQSVDAMAVIYTSMMLVLLVVALRYVNPTQLVAQVKEDPEH from the coding sequence ATGGCAACGATCACGCGGACGCGACCATCGCCGCCCCCCGCCACCACCGACCGACGGCGGCGCATCACCGCTCGCCCGGCCGCCTGGATCGTGTGGGGCGTCGTCATCTTCTTCTTCCTCAACCTGCTGGGCGTCGTGGCGTCCGTGCTGGTCAGCTCGTTCGGCCAGCGCTGGTTCGACACCTGGTTGCCCGACGGCTACACCACCAGCTGGTACGGCCGGGCCTGGGACGAGTTCGCCCTCCTGCAGGTCATCGTCGTGACACTGGAAGTCTCCGTACTCGTCGTGGGCCTCTCGCTGCTGATCGGCGTGCCGGCGGCCTACGTCCTCGCACGACGGTCGTTCCCCGGCAAGCGGCTGATCTTCCTCGTGTTCCTGCTGCCCATCCTCATGCCACCGATCACGTACGGCATCCCGTTGGCGACGGTGCTCTACAAGTTCGGCCTGGCCGGGAACATGTCCGGGGTCGTGCTCGCCAATCTCGTACCCTCGGTGCCCTTCGTCATCCTGACCATGACGCCCTTCATCGAGCAGATCGACCCGCGGATCGAGAGCGCCGCGCGCATGTGCGGTGCGGGCCTGCGGACGGTGTTCCTGCGGGTCCTCACGCCGTTGCTCGTGCCGGGCATCCTCGCGTCCGCGATCCTCGTTCTCGTCCGGACCGTCGGCATGTTCGAGCTCACCTTCCTGACCGCGGGACCGGACTCACAGACCCTCGTCGTGGCGCTCTACTACTCGATGTCCGCGTCCGGGATCAGGGCGCAGCAGTCGGTCGACGCGATGGCGGTCATCTACACCTCGATGATGCTCGTCCTGCTCGTCGTCGCACTGCGCTACGTCAACCCGACCCAGCTCGTCGCCCAGGTCAAGGAGGACCCCGAGCACTGA
- a CDS encoding extracellular solute-binding protein gives MGMTRRGALMVTASSLFVGAVGCGAPDSPGKSSGDTTGEVPERPGRAVTLNVLDVAGNLQLTQGMIDEFVSKNSGVISRVTYSKAPAPELAGKIKAQQGADRVDIGLVLTGVDGLAAGIEQGLWIDVLPKFQDRLSGMGNYLQPAAAMQQLAGNAGVTVTYYPSGPLLEYLPSRLPTPPTSADALLAWAKSNPKKFQYARPANSGPGRTFLMGLPYILDDTNPKDPTAGWDKTWAFLKELGQYVDYYPSGTTETMKNLANGTAHLIVSTTGWDINPRVLGTVPKDARIATIDGFHWVTDAHYAVLPKGISTDTQAAVLALLAFMLTPEQQAKAYDEGYFYPGPAVKDVGLSSAPQKSQDAIREFGRSEYDALIAGNPTEVPLDAKSLVAAFNRWDREIGGGKVKQG, from the coding sequence ATGGGTATGACGCGGCGCGGCGCTCTCATGGTCACGGCATCGTCGCTCTTTGTGGGCGCCGTCGGGTGTGGGGCGCCGGACAGTCCCGGCAAGTCCTCGGGCGACACCACGGGCGAGGTGCCGGAGCGGCCCGGTCGAGCCGTGACGCTCAACGTTCTCGACGTCGCCGGCAACCTGCAGCTGACGCAGGGGATGATCGACGAGTTCGTCTCCAAGAACTCCGGGGTGATCTCCCGGGTGACCTATTCGAAGGCACCGGCACCCGAGCTGGCCGGCAAGATCAAGGCTCAGCAGGGCGCAGACCGGGTGGACATCGGTCTCGTGCTGACCGGCGTCGACGGTCTGGCCGCGGGGATCGAGCAGGGCCTCTGGATCGACGTGTTGCCAAAGTTCCAGGACCGCCTCAGCGGCATGGGAAACTACCTGCAACCGGCCGCCGCGATGCAGCAACTCGCCGGCAACGCCGGCGTCACGGTCACCTACTACCCGTCCGGTCCGCTGCTCGAATACCTGCCGTCCCGGCTGCCGACGCCGCCGACCAGCGCGGACGCCCTGCTCGCCTGGGCCAAGAGCAACCCCAAGAAATTTCAGTACGCACGACCCGCCAACTCCGGCCCCGGTCGGACGTTCCTGATGGGCCTGCCCTACATCCTGGACGACACGAACCCCAAGGATCCGACGGCGGGGTGGGACAAGACGTGGGCCTTCCTCAAGGAGTTGGGCCAGTACGTCGACTACTACCCGTCCGGCACCACCGAGACGATGAAGAACCTCGCCAACGGCACCGCTCACCTGATCGTCAGCACGACCGGCTGGGACATCAATCCCCGGGTGCTGGGCACCGTGCCCAAGGACGCCAGGATCGCCACGATCGACGGTTTCCACTGGGTCACCGACGCGCACTACGCCGTGCTGCCCAAGGGCATCTCGACCGACACGCAGGCCGCGGTGCTCGCCCTGCTCGCGTTCATGCTCACCCCCGAGCAGCAGGCGAAGGCGTACGACGAGGGCTACTTCTACCCGGGGCCGGCGGTGAAGGACGTCGGGCTCTCGTCAGCGCCGCAGAAGAGCCAGGACGCGATCCGGGAGTTCGGCCGCTCCGAGTACGACGCGCTGATCGCCGGAAACCCGACCGAGGTTCCGCTCGACGCGAAGAGCCTCGTGGCGGCGTTCAACCGTTGGGACCGCGAGATCGGCGGCGGGAAGGTCAAGCAGGGATGA